A window of Chloroflexota bacterium contains these coding sequences:
- a CDS encoding fumarylacetoacetate hydrolase family protein has product MKLLFFDDFKLGVLKGESVVDVSAVVQEIPHLGPHDLLNGLIERFAEYRPKLEAAVERGAGVPVSSVRIRPPVPKPFTIVCMAVNYMEDGTRSEPAPINAFQKSPNAIIGNGDTMVLPDIPATIFEGEAEVAIVIGKRATQVKAADALKYVFGYMNFVDGSARGVPAFYQMKSRETFAPIGPYLVTADEIADPQKLQVKLWNNGVVMQNFNTDDMAHKIARCIEWVTSIHTLEAGDILATGTNHRGLNPFMDGDTVEIETEGLGRLTFKVKDDLKRTWARETRLQRQEQGHEDATPQTGGKYAK; this is encoded by the coding sequence ATGAAGCTCCTCTTCTTCGACGACTTCAAGCTCGGCGTGCTCAAGGGCGAGTCGGTGGTGGATGTCTCCGCCGTGGTGCAGGAGATCCCCCATCTCGGGCCGCACGACCTGCTCAACGGGCTGATCGAGCGGTTTGCGGAGTACCGCCCGAAGCTGGAAGCGGCCGTCGAGCGCGGCGCGGGCGTGCCGGTCAGCAGCGTGCGGATCCGGCCGCCGGTGCCGAAGCCGTTCACCATTGTCTGCATGGCTGTCAACTATATGGAGGATGGTACCCGCTCCGAGCCGGCCCCGATCAACGCCTTCCAGAAGTCCCCGAACGCCATCATCGGCAACGGCGACACGATGGTGCTGCCTGACATTCCGGCCACCATCTTCGAGGGCGAGGCGGAGGTCGCCATCGTCATCGGCAAGCGTGCCACCCAGGTCAAGGCCGCCGACGCACTGAAGTACGTCTTCGGCTACATGAACTTTGTGGACGGCTCGGCCAGAGGCGTTCCGGCCTTCTACCAGATGAAGTCGCGCGAGACGTTCGCGCCCATCGGGCCGTACCTCGTGACCGCCGACGAGATCGCCGATCCCCAGAAGCTCCAGGTGAAGCTCTGGAACAACGGCGTCGTCATGCAGAATTTCAACACCGATGACATGGCGCACAAGATCGCGCGGTGCATCGAGTGGGTGACCTCGATCCACACCCTCGAAGCCGGCGACATCCTGGCGACGGGCACCAACCATCGTGGGCTGAACCCGTTCATGGACGGCGACACGGTCGAGATCGAGACGGAAGGGCTGGGCCGCCTGACCTTCAAGGTGAAGGACGACCTCAAGCGGACCTGGGCCCGCGAGACCCGGCTCCAGCGCCAGGAGCAGGGCCACGAGGACGCCACGCCGCAGACCGGCGGCAAGTACGCGAAGTGA
- a CDS encoding PEP/pyruvate-binding domain-containing protein — MAAEPARQAAPSVSAPLTARHEIVWLGEPHAEVRGLVGGKVAPLSRLAARYRVPGGFCLTTDAHQLAVVGGHALPASLQRRVAEAYGRLAEQTGQAQPSVAVRSSAVDEDGAETSFAGQHDTYLNVIGAEAVGAAIVRCWESARAPRVLEYRRQHGLATDGASIAVLVQQLVVADVSGVVFSANPLTGNRDEVVVNASWGLGESVVGGSVTPDTFVVRATGDPAGWQVTVRTVAEKRKMTVAVAGGTREVDVPRLMARQPSLSDAQLREMAGLARDLEATMGWPVDIECAYRDDVLYLLQCRPITTLAAAGR, encoded by the coding sequence ATGGCGGCGGAACCGGCGCGGCAAGCAGCACCGAGCGTGAGCGCGCCGCTCACTGCGCGGCACGAGATCGTCTGGTTGGGGGAGCCGCACGCCGAGGTGCGCGGGCTGGTGGGCGGCAAGGTTGCGCCGCTCAGCCGGCTGGCCGCCCGCTACCGTGTGCCCGGCGGCTTCTGCCTGACGACGGATGCCCACCAGCTGGCGGTGGTGGGCGGCCATGCGCTCCCGGCCTCCCTTCAGCGCCGGGTCGCCGAGGCGTACGGGCGGCTGGCCGAGCAGACCGGTCAGGCCCAGCCGTCCGTCGCGGTGCGCTCGTCGGCGGTCGACGAGGACGGCGCGGAGACGTCCTTCGCCGGCCAGCACGACACCTACCTGAACGTGATCGGCGCGGAGGCCGTCGGCGCGGCGATCGTCCGCTGTTGGGAGTCGGCGCGTGCGCCGCGCGTGCTGGAGTACCGCCGGCAGCACGGCCTCGCCACCGATGGCGCGAGCATCGCCGTGCTGGTTCAGCAGCTCGTGGTGGCGGACGTCTCGGGCGTGGTGTTCAGCGCCAACCCGCTGACCGGCAACCGTGACGAGGTGGTGGTCAACGCCAGCTGGGGCCTGGGCGAGAGCGTCGTGGGCGGCAGCGTGACGCCGGACACCTTCGTGGTGCGGGCGACCGGCGATCCGGCCGGCTGGCAGGTGACGGTGCGCACCGTCGCCGAGAAGCGCAAGATGACGGTCGCGGTGGCTGGCGGCACCCGCGAGGTCGACGTGCCGCGCCTGATGGCCCGGCAGCCGTCGCTGTCGGACGCGCAGCTTCGGGAGATGGCCGGCCTCGCCCGCGATCTCGAAGCGACGATGGGCTGGCCGGTGGATATCGAGTGCGCCTACCGCGACGACGTGCTCTACCTGCTCCAGTGCCGCCCAATCACGACGCTGGCAGCCGCCGGACGGTAG
- the dgoD gene encoding galactonate dehydratase has protein sequence MKIVSVEPMLIDRYLFVRITTDKGLVGVGESGTWGHLEASAAAIAKFGDYLVGKDPSPIEHHWNVMYRSGHFRGSAIMGAISAIDIALWDIKGKSFGVPVYELLGGKTRTKARVYYHVKGPTIDAQVEKCVEAKEAGYTAVGHLNPFLDEARSQTYFQTHAAKIEGAIENVRRYREAVGNDVDLCLEIHRRLSPAEAIVLGRAIEQYRPMFYEDPILPDNFDAMAEVASQIGIPIATGERLMGIHEFQMLLERRATQYVRICVCVAGGISGAKKIAALAEAHHKFVIPHNPLSPVSTAACLQLDASIPNLAIQELPDHADETPDKDLLKERLRVENGFLLIPEGPGIGVELIDDVREKFPPKPRPVGTRLNVDGSVVDQ, from the coding sequence ATGAAGATCGTCTCTGTCGAGCCCATGCTGATCGACCGGTACCTGTTCGTGCGGATCACGACCGACAAGGGGCTGGTGGGGGTCGGCGAGTCCGGCACCTGGGGCCATCTTGAGGCCTCGGCGGCGGCCATCGCCAAGTTCGGCGACTACCTTGTCGGCAAGGACCCGTCGCCGATCGAGCACCACTGGAACGTGATGTACCGCTCCGGCCACTTCCGCGGCTCGGCGATCATGGGCGCGATCTCCGCCATCGACATCGCCCTCTGGGACATCAAGGGCAAGTCGTTCGGCGTGCCAGTGTACGAGCTGCTGGGCGGCAAGACCCGCACCAAGGCGCGGGTCTACTACCACGTCAAGGGGCCGACCATCGACGCCCAGGTGGAGAAGTGCGTCGAGGCGAAGGAGGCCGGCTACACGGCCGTCGGGCACCTGAACCCGTTCCTCGACGAGGCCCGCAGCCAGACCTACTTCCAGACCCACGCGGCGAAGATCGAAGGGGCCATCGAGAACGTCCGCCGCTACCGCGAGGCGGTCGGGAACGACGTGGATCTCTGCCTGGAGATCCACCGGCGGCTCTCGCCGGCCGAGGCCATCGTGCTGGGGCGGGCCATCGAGCAGTACCGGCCGATGTTCTACGAAGACCCGATCCTGCCCGACAACTTCGACGCGATGGCCGAAGTGGCGAGCCAGATCGGCATCCCCATCGCCACCGGCGAGCGGCTGATGGGCATCCACGAGTTCCAGATGCTGCTGGAGCGGCGGGCGACCCAGTACGTGCGGATCTGCGTCTGCGTGGCAGGGGGGATCTCGGGCGCGAAGAAGATCGCGGCGCTGGCCGAAGCGCACCACAAGTTCGTGATCCCGCACAACCCGCTCTCGCCGGTCAGCACGGCAGCCTGCTTGCAGCTCGACGCATCGATCCCCAACCTGGCGATTCAGGAGCTGCCGGACCACGCCGACGAGACGCCGGACAAGGACTTGCTCAAGGAGCGGCTGCGGGTCGAGAACGGCTTCCTGCTGATTCCTGAAGGGCCAGGCATCGGCGTGGAGCTGATCGACGACGTGCGCGAGAAGTTCCCGCCGAAGCCGCGCCCGGTCGGCACACGGCTCAACGTAGACGGGTCGGTGGTGGACCAGTAG
- a CDS encoding VOC family protein, with protein sequence MPRVTRLGHTGIFVRDLDTMRAFYTRVLGLTVTDEDAGRGMVFFSSRPHEEHHEFVIMRGRTGPEDAQVVQQISWHVDSLEDLLGFHRLLQAEGVTVEREITHGIAIAIYFFDPEGNRIEVYWATDKDIPQPFGRAVDLDQPAEAVLAQAEALIAGIPERTRG encoded by the coding sequence ATGCCTCGCGTTACGCGCCTCGGACACACCGGCATCTTCGTTCGCGATCTCGACACCATGCGCGCCTTCTACACCCGCGTCCTCGGGCTGACCGTCACCGATGAGGACGCCGGGCGCGGCATGGTCTTCTTCAGCTCGCGGCCCCACGAGGAGCACCACGAGTTCGTCATCATGCGGGGCCGGACCGGCCCTGAGGATGCCCAGGTGGTGCAGCAGATCTCCTGGCACGTGGACAGCCTGGAGGACCTGCTCGGGTTCCACCGGCTGCTGCAGGCTGAGGGCGTGACCGTCGAGCGGGAGATCACCCACGGCATCGCCATCGCGATCTACTTCTTCGACCCTGAAGGCAACCGCATCGAGGTGTACTGGGCAACCGACAAGGACATCCCGCAGCCGTTCGGGCGAGCGGTCGACCTGGATCAGCCGGCCGAGGCCGTGCTGGCGCAGGCCGAAGCGCTCATCGCCGGCATCCCCGAGCGCACCCGCGGCTGA